A section of the Amblyomma americanum isolate KBUSLIRL-KWMA chromosome 2, ASM5285725v1, whole genome shotgun sequence genome encodes:
- the LOC144119792 gene encoding uncharacterized protein LOC144119792: MPLEEKGDKENAPLSAIDGSPGRKHKPDRQLTLNAKLGRNAPGHKNGLTTDADGVIPVSTSKRRPWLFRRFSNFASRLTRKRTRDAQFKHADEESGRSYNIGAASSTEPQRNGGAPQPNLGTEKAAPVRGWLTSYSDAGTALDTRQAVRPNPYDSAHSNAAPAQTESALVPTTQGTDVVTDSVIHPASAPVVSETHLALQQTLPSVIRDSDSSVSASLVPAAPGHQPWTKQAVEETTASCSVPGSRSNLPSQNFGSAKSDSENTTAKPVDKVSRQESAVAAEEKTGERLIHSIGQVASASALGDANKEGKMEFQGAHQDDSVSWSKLCQTEDRRTTSRNELPGSQRSARRAS; encoded by the exons ATGCCACTTGAGGAAAAAGGCGACAAAGAGAACGCCCCGCTGTCAGCGATAGACGGCAGTCCCGGCAGAAAGCACAAGCCTGACCGCCAGCTAACCTTGAATGCTAAGTTGGGGCGCAACGCTCCGGGCCACAAAAACGGGCTTACCACGGACGCCGACGGCGTCATCCCAGTATCTACAAGCAAACGGCGTCCTTGGTTGTTTCGCAGATTCAGCAACTTCGCCAGCCGCCTCACACGGAAGCGGACCCGTGATGCGCAGTTCAAGCATGCCGACGAAGAGAGCGGACGCAGCTACAACATCGGCGCCGCGTCCTCCACTGAGCCGCAGCGCAACGGAGGAGCACCACAACCTAATCTCGGGACCGAGAAAGCGGCACCTGTTCGCGGCTGGTTAACGAGTTATTCGGATGCAGGAACGGCACTTGACACTAGACAGGCTGTTCGCCCCAACCCCTATGATTCTGCTCATTCGAATGCGGCGCCAGCTCAAACTGAGTCGGCTCTCGTTCCCACTACTCAGGGCACTGATGTGGTCACTGACAGCGTAATTCATCCTGCCTCAGCCCCCGTCGTGTCTGAAACCCATCTTGCTCTCCAACAGACACTTCCTTCCGTAATTCGGGACTCAGACTCCTCTGTTTCCGCTTCGCTGGTACCCGCAGCGCCTGGCCATCAGCCCTGGACAAAACAAGCTGTTGAAGAAACTACAGCCAGCTGCAGTGTACCCGGGAGCCGAAGTAATCTTCCGAGCCAAAATTTCGGCTCTGCGAAGTCTGATTCTGAAAACACCACCGCAAAACCAGTGGACAAAGTGTCGCGGCAGGAAAGTGCAGTAGCAGCCGAGGAGAAAACTGGAGAACGCCTCATCCATAGCATCGGCCAAGTAGCGTCTGCCTCTGCACTGGGAGACGCGAATAAGGAAGGTAAAATGGAATTTCAAGGTGCGCACCAAGACGACAGTGTGAGCTGGTCCAAACTTTGCCAAACAGAGGACCGAAGAACAACTAGCAGGAATGAACTACCTGGAAGC CAAAGGAGCGCAAGGAGAGCATCCTGA